The proteins below come from a single Phocoena sinus isolate mPhoSin1 chromosome 2, mPhoSin1.pri, whole genome shotgun sequence genomic window:
- the ATP6V1D gene encoding V-type proton ATPase subunit D isoform X1, with product MSAKDRIEIFPSRMAQTIMRARLKGAQTGRNLLKKKSDALTLRFRQILKKIIETKMLMGEVMREAAFSLAEAKFTAGDFSTTVIQNVNKAQVKIRAKKDNVAGVTLPVFEHYHEGTDSYELTGLARGGEQLAKLKRNYAKAVELLVELASLQTSFVTLDEAIKITNRRVNAIEHVIIPRIERTLAYIITELDEREREEFYRLKKIQEKKKILKEKSEKDLEQRKAAGEVMEPANLLAEEKDEDLLFE from the exons GGCACAGACCATCATGAGGGCTCGGTTAAAAGGAGCACAGACAGGTCGAAACCTCCTAAAGAAAAAATCTGACGCCTTAACTCTTCGATTTCGACAGATCCTTAAGAAGATAATAGAG ACTAAAATGTTGATGGGTGAAGTGATGAGAGAAGCTGCCTTTTCACTTGCTGAGGCCAAGTTCACAGCAGGGGACTTCAG caCCACAGTaatccaaaatgtaaataaagccCAAGTGAAGATTAGAGCAAAGAAAGATAATGTAGCAG GCGTTACTTTGCCAGTATTTGAACATTACCATGAAGGAACTGACA GTTATGAACTGACTGGTTTAGCCAGAGGAGGTGAACAGTTGGCTAAACTGAAGAGGAATTATGCCAAAGCAGTGGAACTACTGGTGGAACTAGCTTCGCTGCAG ACTTCCTTTGTTACTTTGGATGAAGCTATTAAGATAACCAACAGGCGTGTAAATGCCATTGAACATG TCATCATTCCCCGGATTGAACGTACCCTTGCTTATATCATCACAGAGctggatgagagagagagagaagagttcTATAG gttaaagaaaatacaggagaagaaaaagattcTCAAGGAAAAGTCTGAGAAGGACTTGGAACAACGGAAGGCAGCTGGAGAGGTGATGGAACCTGCTAATCTTCTGGCTGAAGAGAAGGATGAGGATCTTCTCTTTGAATAA
- the ATP6V1D gene encoding V-type proton ATPase subunit D isoform X2, producing MRARLKGAQTGRNLLKKKSDALTLRFRQILKKIIETKMLMGEVMREAAFSLAEAKFTAGDFSTTVIQNVNKAQVKIRAKKDNVAGVTLPVFEHYHEGTDSYELTGLARGGEQLAKLKRNYAKAVELLVELASLQTSFVTLDEAIKITNRRVNAIEHVIIPRIERTLAYIITELDEREREEFYRLKKIQEKKKILKEKSEKDLEQRKAAGEVMEPANLLAEEKDEDLLFE from the exons ATGAGGGCTCGGTTAAAAGGAGCACAGACAGGTCGAAACCTCCTAAAGAAAAAATCTGACGCCTTAACTCTTCGATTTCGACAGATCCTTAAGAAGATAATAGAG ACTAAAATGTTGATGGGTGAAGTGATGAGAGAAGCTGCCTTTTCACTTGCTGAGGCCAAGTTCACAGCAGGGGACTTCAG caCCACAGTaatccaaaatgtaaataaagccCAAGTGAAGATTAGAGCAAAGAAAGATAATGTAGCAG GCGTTACTTTGCCAGTATTTGAACATTACCATGAAGGAACTGACA GTTATGAACTGACTGGTTTAGCCAGAGGAGGTGAACAGTTGGCTAAACTGAAGAGGAATTATGCCAAAGCAGTGGAACTACTGGTGGAACTAGCTTCGCTGCAG ACTTCCTTTGTTACTTTGGATGAAGCTATTAAGATAACCAACAGGCGTGTAAATGCCATTGAACATG TCATCATTCCCCGGATTGAACGTACCCTTGCTTATATCATCACAGAGctggatgagagagagagagaagagttcTATAG gttaaagaaaatacaggagaagaaaaagattcTCAAGGAAAAGTCTGAGAAGGACTTGGAACAACGGAAGGCAGCTGGAGAGGTGATGGAACCTGCTAATCTTCTGGCTGAAGAGAAGGATGAGGATCTTCTCTTTGAATAA